From the Thermodesulfobacteriota bacterium genome, one window contains:
- a CDS encoding proline--tRNA ligase has translation MRYSNYFLPTLKEDPADAEVISHKLMVRAGMIRKLAAGIYNYLPLGLRSIKKVENIVREEMNRAGAIELLMPSVLPAELWKESGRWDKYGRELLRFKDRAEREFCLGPTHEEIITDIVRREIRSYKQLPVNLYQIQTKFRDEIRPRFGVMRAREFIMKDAYSFDADDEGADKSYWLMYEAYNRIFERCGLEFRAVLADTGNIGGSFSHEFMVLAPTGEDVIMSCNKCDYAANLELAEIGEGGGETTEKGLEERPIQEVHTPGLKTVEQVATFLKVKPSDLIKTMIVEADGQPVAALVRGNHELSLTKLKKAIGADTVELATPNRIEEVTTGPLGFSGPVGLKIRIIADRSIKGIRNAVTGANKRDYHVINVNLDRDFRVSEFADVRVASDGDPCPRCKGGVLRSSRGIEVGHVFKLGTKYSESMNATFIDANGKERLFIMGCYGIGIGRTVAAAIEQNYDENGIVLPLSLAPFQVVILPLNMKEERVKNVAEEIYRNLLDRGVEAIIDDREESAGFKFKDADLMGMPIQVTVGPRTIKEGAAEIKLRKGGISKKVKIEEVEKEVEMILGSK, from the coding sequence TTGAGATACTCTAATTATTTCCTTCCTACTCTAAAAGAAGACCCTGCCGATGCCGAGGTGATAAGCCATAAGCTGATGGTGCGTGCCGGGATGATAAGAAAACTGGCTGCCGGGATTTATAACTATCTTCCGCTCGGACTTCGCTCGATAAAAAAGGTTGAGAATATAGTGAGGGAAGAAATGAACCGAGCCGGGGCTATTGAATTGCTCATGCCCTCGGTTTTACCAGCGGAACTCTGGAAGGAAAGCGGAAGGTGGGATAAATACGGAAGGGAACTCCTCCGGTTTAAGGACAGGGCGGAGAGGGAATTCTGCCTCGGCCCCACTCACGAGGAGATTATAACGGACATCGTTCGCCGGGAAATAAGGTCTTATAAGCAACTGCCGGTCAACCTGTACCAGATTCAGACAAAATTCCGGGACGAAATCCGCCCGCGGTTCGGCGTTATGCGGGCCAGGGAATTCATAATGAAGGACGCCTACAGCTTTGATGCCGACGACGAAGGGGCTGATAAATCCTACTGGCTGATGTACGAAGCCTATAACCGTATTTTCGAGAGATGCGGGCTTGAGTTTCGCGCGGTGCTGGCGGATACGGGTAATATCGGAGGTAGTTTTTCCCACGAGTTCATGGTCCTGGCCCCGACCGGTGAGGATGTGATTATGAGCTGCAACAAGTGCGATTATGCGGCTAATCTGGAGCTGGCGGAGATAGGGGAGGGCGGTGGAGAAACGACGGAAAAAGGCCTCGAAGAAAGACCAATTCAGGAGGTTCATACCCCCGGCTTAAAGACGGTGGAGCAGGTTGCCACGTTCTTAAAGGTTAAACCGAGTGATTTGATAAAAACTATGATAGTGGAGGCTGATGGCCAACCGGTGGCTGCGCTTGTCCGGGGGAACCATGAGCTCAGCTTGACCAAGCTCAAAAAAGCGATCGGTGCAGATACAGTCGAGCTTGCCACACCGAATAGGATCGAAGAGGTAACGACGGGGCCGCTCGGATTTAGCGGCCCGGTTGGACTCAAGATTAGAATTATTGCCGACCGGTCTATTAAGGGCATAAGGAATGCAGTTACCGGGGCGAACAAAAGGGATTACCATGTGATTAATGTAAACCTGGACAGGGATTTTCGTGTAAGTGAATTTGCAGACGTTAGGGTGGCATCTGATGGTGACCCGTGTCCGAGATGTAAAGGCGGTGTTCTCCGCTCCAGTAGAGGAATCGAGGTAGGCCATGTTTTTAAGCTCGGAACCAAGTATAGCGAGAGCATGAATGCCACTTTTATCGATGCAAACGGGAAGGAGAGATTATTCATAATGGGGTGCTACGGTATTGGCATCGGTCGTACGGTTGCGGCGGCGATAGAACAGAACTATGATGAAAATGGAATAGTACTACCGCTTTCTCTGGCCCCTTTTCAGGTGGTTATTCTTCCGCTCAATATGAAAGAGGAGCGAGTAAAAAACGTTGCCGAGGAAATTTATAGAAATCTGCTCGACCGCGGTGTGGAGGCGATTATCGACGACAGGGAAGAAAGCGCCGGATTCAAGTTTAAGGATGCGGACTTGATGGGTATGCCCATTCAGGTTACCGTCGGGCCCAGGACCATCAAGGAAGGCGCAGCAGAGATAAAGTTGAGAAAAGGTGGGATCTCTAAGAAGGTAAAGATCGAAGAAGTGGAGAAAGAAGTTGAGATGATTCTTGGTTCAAAGTGA
- the ispG gene encoding flavodoxin-dependent (E)-4-hydroxy-3-methylbut-2-enyl-diphosphate synthase: MARISRQIAIGKVKVGGGAPITVQSMTKTDTRDIPATVAEIKRLEAAGCDIVRLAVPDMEAAKSLGEIKKQVNIPIVSDIHFDYRLALEAIKQGVDGMRINPGNIGSKARIKAVVDAVKERGIPIRIGVNSGSLEKDILKKYGSPTAEALAESAFRHAEILEDLDFRDIKISVKSTDVMKMIRAYRIIAERTDYPLHLGVTEAGTIKMGTIKSSVGIGTLLAEGIGDTIRVSLTGDPVEEVYVGIDILRSLGLRKNGIELISCPGCGRLEIDLMKLVKDVEDRISEIELPRPIKVAILGCVVNGPGEASEADIGIAGGRGKGMLYKDGKLVKSFKEEELVDQLVEEIGKFAVN, encoded by the coding sequence ATGGCTAGAATTTCACGACAAATTGCTATTGGAAAGGTAAAAGTCGGCGGCGGCGCTCCGATAACGGTACAATCCATGACCAAGACAGATACGAGAGATATTCCCGCCACCGTGGCCGAGATAAAGAGACTGGAAGCCGCCGGTTGTGACATCGTCAGGCTCGCCGTCCCGGATATGGAAGCGGCAAAATCGCTTGGCGAAATTAAGAAACAGGTAAACATCCCCATAGTTTCCGATATCCATTTCGATTACCGCTTGGCGCTCGAGGCTATAAAACAGGGTGTTGACGGCATGAGAATTAACCCGGGAAACATAGGCTCAAAGGCCAGAATCAAAGCGGTCGTCGATGCGGTTAAAGAACGGGGAATCCCTATAAGAATTGGTGTCAATTCCGGCTCATTGGAGAAGGATATACTGAAAAAGTATGGGAGCCCGACGGCTGAGGCCCTGGCCGAGAGCGCATTCAGGCATGCGGAGATCCTTGAAGATTTGGATTTCAGAGACATAAAGATATCCGTGAAATCAACCGACGTTATGAAGATGATAAGGGCTTACCGAATCATCGCCGAAAGAACCGATTACCCTCTTCATCTCGGGGTTACCGAAGCTGGGACGATAAAGATGGGGACGATCAAATCATCGGTCGGGATAGGAACTCTCCTTGCCGAGGGTATCGGAGACACCATTAGGGTATCTCTTACCGGAGACCCGGTCGAGGAAGTCTATGTTGGTATAGACATACTAAGGTCTTTGGGATTGAGGAAAAACGGCATCGAGTTAATCTCATGCCCCGGCTGCGGAAGGTTAGAGATCGACCTCATGAAGCTAGTCAAGGACGTGGAGGATAGGATAAGCGAGATAGAACTGCCCAGGCCAATCAAGGTAGCCATACTAGGCTGCGTGGTTAACGGGCCGGGTGAAGCGTCTGAAGCGGACATAGGCATTGCCGGAGGAAGGGGGAAGGGGATGCTCTACAAGGACGGCAAATTGGTTAAGTCTTTCAAGGAGGAAGAGCTGGTAGACCAGCTTGTCGAGGAAATAGGGAAGTTCGCAGTTAATTAG
- a CDS encoding PIN domain-containing protein, which produces MVYAIDTNILVYAFNLDSPLNPKAHAFLKEEVLTGSISTCLPYQSLYEFYSVITNARRVEKPLPTGQAREIIETYIRAKNIPKIYPRKSNLRNVINLLSNYDIAGQDIFDLVFVATLLDNGVDGIITRNTKHFARFEFLNVMNPLD; this is translated from the coding sequence GTGGTATATGCTATTGACACCAATATTTTAGTTTACGCCTTCAATCTGGACAGCCCACTTAATCCGAAAGCCCATGCTTTCTTAAAGGAAGAGGTATTAACCGGAAGCATAAGTACCTGCTTACCCTATCAAAGCTTATACGAATTCTATTCTGTTATTACAAACGCACGACGGGTGGAGAAGCCTTTACCAACTGGTCAGGCAAGAGAAATAATAGAAACTTATATAAGAGCTAAAAACATACCCAAGATATATCCCCGTAAAAGCAATTTGCGAAATGTCATAAACTTGCTATCTAACTATGACATAGCGGGGCAAGATATATTTGACCTAGTTTTTGTCGCAACGCTTCTGGATAACGGGGTCGATGGAATAATTACGAGAAACACAAAACACTTTGCCAGATTCGAATTTCTAAACGTGATGAATCCATTGGATTGA
- a CDS encoding helix-turn-helix domain-containing protein yields the protein MPIRVAGLKIYNLDELSKILGVNKVTLRGYIEQGRLKAVKVGRSYRVTEEDLREFLLRRGRALSKEEGIELKEIPTGHLGEIKEEALTRKSVYEEYLDRKMGNN from the coding sequence ATGCCGATAAGGGTAGCGGGACTAAAGATTTATAACTTAGACGAGTTATCAAAAATTCTGGGGGTCAATAAAGTAACTCTGAGAGGTTATATTGAACAGGGGCGTCTTAAAGCGGTCAAGGTAGGACGCAGCTACAGGGTAACGGAAGAGGACTTGAGAGAATTTCTCTTAAGACGGGGTAGAGCTTTAAGTAAGGAAGAAGGCATAGAATTAAAGGAAATCCCTACAGGGCATTTAGGCGAGATCAAAGAGGAAGCCTTAACGAGAAAAAGCGTTTATGAAGAGTATCTTGACCGTAAAATGGGTAATAATTAG
- the era gene encoding GTPase Era translates to MNQEQTTQENFRSGFITIVGRPNVGKSTLLNVIVGEKIAAVSQKPNTTRNRVVGIRTFPDSQLVFLDTPGIHKARGELGKAMVQAAMNTLGEADVILMMIEVDDPFGKGDRFIISSLPKPALLVINKIDTIKKGKILEIISESQKFGDKFLEVIPISALKADGIDDLINSIKKYLPEGPKYFPDDMITDQPERFLAAELIREKIFNLTHEEIPYKTAVVVEEFKDIPEKKLVRISALIYVERDNHKGIIIGEQGKMLKQIGILARADIERILGTKVFLELWVKVKERWTQRGELIREFGYGS, encoded by the coding sequence ATGAACCAAGAACAAACCACTCAGGAAAATTTTCGTTCCGGTTTTATCACCATAGTGGGAAGACCGAATGTAGGCAAATCCACCCTTCTCAATGTGATTGTGGGCGAGAAAATCGCTGCAGTCTCCCAGAAACCGAATACAACCAGGAATCGGGTGGTCGGAATTAGAACATTTCCCGATTCCCAGCTTGTATTTCTAGATACCCCGGGGATTCATAAGGCAAGAGGAGAGTTGGGAAAAGCAATGGTGCAGGCAGCGATGAACACACTCGGTGAGGCCGACGTTATCCTGATGATGATCGAGGTTGATGACCCATTTGGCAAGGGCGACCGTTTTATAATAAGTAGCCTGCCCAAGCCGGCATTACTGGTCATTAATAAAATCGATACCATTAAGAAAGGCAAGATACTTGAGATTATCTCTGAGTCTCAAAAGTTTGGGGATAAGTTCCTGGAAGTAATCCCCATCTCTGCTTTGAAGGCGGACGGGATTGACGACCTTATAAACAGCATCAAAAAATACCTTCCGGAGGGTCCAAAATATTTCCCCGATGACATGATTACAGACCAGCCGGAGAGATTCCTAGCCGCCGAGCTTATAAGGGAGAAGATTTTTAACCTTACTCACGAAGAGATACCTTATAAGACGGCGGTGGTGGTCGAAGAGTTCAAGGACATTCCGGAGAAAAAGTTGGTAAGGATCTCGGCTCTGATTTATGTCGAGAGGGATAATCACAAGGGAATTATAATCGGCGAACAGGGCAAGATGCTAAAGCAGATAGGGATACTGGCCAGGGCGGATATAGAAAGAATACTCGGTACTAAGGTATTTTTAGAGCTATGGGTCAAGGTAAAGGAGAGATGGACCCAAAGAGGAGAGTTAATAAGGGAGTTCGGATACGGAAGTTAA
- a CDS encoding FdhF/YdeP family oxidoreductase, which yields MKEKIEHGKSREEPPEEFAGIEVKPPKKTAAGIPAILSTLQHSYNDMGVINAVKTLLKVNQKDGFDCQSCAWPNPDDHRHTVEFCENGAKAVADEATRKRVTPEFFKRWSVTELSNKSDYWLNKQGRLTHPMVLGEGSDHYAPISWEEAFKLISEELNSLSSPDEAVFYTSGRTSNEAAFLYQLFVRQFGTNNLPDCSNMCHESSGRALTETIGVGKGTVSLNDFELADAIFIIGQNPGSNHPRMLSSLQKAARKGCKIVSINPLPETGFFHFKNPQEVLETLFTRGTQLSNLFLQVRINGDVALLKGIMKEMLEEEERRPGNVLDHEFIREHTVGFESFVDDLRKTEWDEILEESGITREQIREAARIAIDSKRMICCWAMGLTQHKNAVATIQEIVNLMLLRGQIGRPGAGLCPVRGHSNVQGDRTMGIWERPTEAFFESLSKEFDFEPPPQHGYDTVQSIKAMYEGKAKVFIAMGGNFLSATPDTHYTAEALRRCRLTVHVSTKLNRSHLITGKRALILPCLGRSEKDVQAEGPQFVTVEDSMSVVSSSRGSLKPASEHLLSEPAIVARLARATLGERSTVDWEGLVANYDRIRDHIAKVIPGFHDYNRRIREGSFYLPNSAREREFNTPSGKAHFTVHPIPHHNLKEGQYIMMTIRSHDQFNTTIYGLDDRYRGIYNGRRVVFLNPDDIKEAGLVEGQLVDLTSHFEGEERVAHRFVVVPFSIPRHCAATYYPETNVLVPIRSVAEKSNTPTSKFVIISLKRSI from the coding sequence ATGAAGGAAAAAATAGAACACGGAAAATCACGCGAAGAGCCCCCTGAGGAGTTTGCCGGGATCGAAGTTAAACCACCCAAGAAAACGGCTGCAGGGATCCCCGCTATTTTATCCACCTTACAACACTCGTACAACGACATGGGCGTTATTAACGCCGTGAAAACACTGCTTAAGGTAAATCAGAAAGACGGCTTTGATTGCCAAAGCTGTGCCTGGCCGAACCCGGATGACCACCGTCATACGGTTGAATTTTGTGAAAACGGCGCCAAAGCCGTCGCCGATGAAGCCACCAGAAAGCGGGTCACGCCGGAGTTTTTCAAGAGATGGTCGGTTACAGAACTCAGCAACAAATCGGATTACTGGCTCAACAAACAGGGACGGCTAACACACCCTATGGTGCTTGGCGAGGGCAGCGACCATTATGCACCGATAAGTTGGGAAGAAGCATTCAAACTCATTTCCGAGGAATTAAATTCACTTTCCTCCCCCGACGAAGCCGTCTTCTACACATCGGGAAGGACAAGCAACGAGGCAGCATTTCTATATCAGCTCTTTGTAAGACAATTCGGCACAAATAACCTGCCGGACTGCTCTAACATGTGCCACGAATCGAGTGGGAGGGCGTTAACCGAGACCATAGGCGTTGGCAAAGGGACGGTAAGCCTGAATGACTTCGAGCTTGCGGATGCCATATTCATAATCGGCCAGAATCCCGGCTCTAACCACCCGCGGATGCTGTCTTCCCTCCAGAAGGCGGCTAGAAAGGGCTGTAAGATAGTGAGCATAAACCCTCTGCCTGAAACCGGATTCTTCCACTTCAAGAATCCCCAGGAAGTCTTGGAGACGCTATTCACAAGGGGCACACAGCTTTCTAACCTTTTTCTTCAGGTACGCATCAACGGAGACGTCGCCCTGTTAAAAGGCATCATGAAAGAGATGCTCGAAGAGGAAGAGCGCCGACCGGGAAATGTATTAGACCACGAGTTCATCCGGGAGCACACGGTAGGCTTTGAGAGCTTTGTCGACGACTTACGAAAGACGGAGTGGGACGAGATTCTAGAAGAAAGCGGAATCACCAGAGAGCAAATAAGAGAAGCAGCTAGGATCGCCATAGACTCGAAACGCATGATCTGCTGCTGGGCAATGGGGTTGACCCAGCACAAGAATGCGGTGGCAACTATACAAGAGATCGTTAACCTAATGCTTCTTCGCGGCCAGATTGGAAGGCCCGGAGCCGGCCTTTGCCCTGTTCGAGGCCACAGCAATGTTCAGGGCGACCGAACCATGGGGATCTGGGAGCGGCCGACAGAGGCTTTTTTCGAAAGCCTTTCCAAAGAGTTCGATTTTGAGCCACCTCCCCAGCACGGATACGATACCGTCCAGTCAATAAAAGCCATGTATGAAGGTAAAGCAAAAGTCTTCATAGCTATGGGCGGCAACTTCCTCTCGGCAACGCCGGATACCCATTACACGGCAGAGGCGCTCAGGCGCTGTCGATTAACCGTCCACGTGTCAACGAAACTGAATCGCTCCCATCTAATCACCGGAAAACGGGCATTGATACTTCCGTGCCTCGGCCGTTCGGAAAAGGACGTGCAGGCAGAGGGACCTCAGTTTGTCACTGTAGAGGACTCGATGAGCGTCGTGAGTTCCTCACGTGGGTCGCTCAAACCAGCGTCCGAACATTTACTTAGCGAGCCGGCAATCGTGGCCAGGCTCGCCCGGGCAACATTAGGGGAACGAAGCACCGTAGATTGGGAAGGTCTTGTAGCAAATTACGACCGCATACGAGATCACATAGCAAAAGTAATTCCGGGATTTCATGACTATAATCGTCGTATTCGGGAGGGGAGTTTTTACCTTCCTAATAGCGCACGGGAGCGTGAGTTTAACACCCCGTCGGGCAAGGCACATTTTACCGTTCACCCCATCCCTCATCACAACCTCAAAGAGGGTCAGTATATTATGATGACCATACGCAGCCACGATCAATTCAACACAACGATTTACGGGCTCGATGACCGTTACCGGGGCATTTATAACGGACGCCGCGTGGTGTTTCTAAATCCCGATGATATAAAGGAAGCCGGCCTTGTGGAAGGACAACTCGTCGACCTCACAAGCCACTTTGAGGGTGAGGAACGCGTTGCGCACCGTTTTGTCGTTGTTCCCTTCAGTATTCCCCGCCACTGTGCAGCAACCTACTATCCGGAGACGAACGTGCTCGTTCCGATCAGAAGCGTAGCGGAAAAAAGCAATACGCCTACATCCAAATTCGTCATCATCAGCCTGAAGAGGTCAATTTAA
- the fdhD gene encoding formate dehydrogenase accessory sulfurtransferase FdhD, protein MHEYPVYLNNQKMDNRSKTDEDGIISLPVQKVKGVHTSAHQDLLVVEEPLEIRLGFYSEGKRKNKSISVTMRTPGQDLELAAGFLFSEGIINGFDCIENIRHLDSNGGRGRQSNVVHVELVPNVGIDFNRLERHFYTTSGCGVCGKTSIQALQLIGRPVLPDDSPILKSETIHMLPEALLNAQTVFGRTGGLHAAALFDRSGKLMALREDVGRHNAVDKVIGAKLFEKRIPLVDQLLLVSGRAGFEIVQKALMAGIPVLAAVGAPSSLAVELASNLNMTLLGFVRDNRFNIYSGAWRIKIDGAGYRMQDK, encoded by the coding sequence TTGCACGAGTATCCAGTCTATCTTAACAATCAAAAGATGGATAACCGCTCAAAAACAGATGAAGACGGTATAATTTCCCTGCCTGTCCAAAAGGTAAAAGGCGTTCATACATCCGCACATCAAGACCTTCTGGTCGTGGAAGAACCTTTGGAAATTCGGCTTGGTTTCTATTCAGAAGGCAAACGCAAAAACAAAAGCATATCCGTCACCATGCGCACGCCGGGGCAGGATTTGGAGTTGGCCGCCGGGTTTCTTTTTAGCGAAGGAATCATAAATGGCTTTGACTGTATCGAGAATATTCGCCATCTTGATTCCAATGGAGGCAGGGGGCGGCAGAGCAATGTTGTTCATGTGGAATTAGTGCCCAACGTAGGGATTGATTTCAACAGGCTTGAGAGACACTTTTATACTACGTCCGGTTGCGGCGTTTGTGGTAAGACCTCGATCCAGGCTCTTCAATTAATCGGACGCCCTGTGTTGCCCGATGACAGCCCGATTCTTAAATCCGAAACCATTCATATGCTCCCCGAAGCCCTCTTGAATGCACAAACCGTATTTGGTCGAACCGGAGGCTTACACGCCGCTGCCCTTTTCGATCGCAGTGGAAAGCTGATGGCGTTAAGGGAGGATGTCGGACGCCATAACGCCGTGGACAAGGTAATCGGGGCAAAGCTGTTTGAAAAACGAATTCCGTTAGTTGACCAACTCCTTCTGGTCAGCGGAAGGGCCGGTTTTGAGATTGTGCAAAAAGCCCTCATGGCTGGAATTCCAGTCCTTGCTGCCGTCGGAGCCCCCTCGAGCTTAGCAGTAGAATTAGCTTCTAATCTCAACATGACTCTGTTGGGGTTCGTTCGGGACAACCGATTCAATATTTATTCCGGAGCATGGAGAATCAAGATAGACGGTGCCGGATACAGGATGCAAGATAAATAA
- a CDS encoding LLM class flavin-dependent oxidoreductase: MNFSYAHLPAYPLSQSLDMIKTADQSGFYAVYAVDETYWKDMWLLFAAAADKTKNIRMGPSVTHVILKEPTILAQQIATLDELTNGRAEAVISFGNLIMLSQYHVKWQGTKPLARVKEAHQVMRTFLDSGVITHQGQFFNYSGLFTLARPVQKQIPLKLGAMGGPRSFQLAGEISDGIHHALGYSRENYDYVMENVKAGAKKAGRNWQDLDCAAWVVWVCSEDSKAAKETARIMVAFYLGAMPASQVERHGMKYSDLQPIFDAFGAGDVQKAVDLTSPEIGEKLSISGTPEECVAKLKRDILPTGINHVVAAITDPFLVKAFTGRDIPNCPDVIGQMKLIHDKVMPALK; this comes from the coding sequence GTGAACTTTAGCTATGCACATCTTCCGGCCTATCCGTTATCGCAGTCTTTGGATATGATCAAGACTGCCGACCAGTCCGGTTTTTACGCTGTCTATGCAGTCGATGAAACCTACTGGAAGGACATGTGGCTGCTTTTTGCGGCAGCGGCGGACAAGACAAAAAATATACGCATGGGGCCAAGCGTCACCCATGTTATCCTGAAAGAGCCTACCATACTTGCCCAGCAAATAGCTACCCTGGATGAACTCACCAACGGCCGCGCCGAGGCGGTTATTAGCTTTGGGAACCTGATAATGCTGAGCCAGTATCACGTAAAGTGGCAGGGCACAAAACCCTTGGCCAGGGTTAAAGAAGCGCATCAGGTTATGCGCACCTTTTTAGATTCGGGTGTCATAACCCACCAGGGACAGTTCTTCAACTATTCGGGGCTTTTTACCCTGGCAAGGCCGGTGCAAAAGCAGATCCCGCTCAAGCTCGGAGCAATGGGCGGGCCGCGTTCTTTTCAACTCGCTGGAGAGATCTCCGACGGCATACACCATGCGCTCGGATACTCCCGTGAGAACTACGATTACGTGATGGAGAATGTCAAAGCCGGGGCAAAAAAGGCCGGTCGCAACTGGCAGGACCTGGACTGTGCCGCATGGGTGGTATGGGTTTGTAGCGAGGATTCAAAAGCGGCCAAGGAAACTGCCCGAATCATGGTTGCCTTTTACCTGGGAGCAATGCCCGCCAGCCAGGTAGAACGGCACGGCATGAAGTATTCAGACCTGCAGCCAATATTTGATGCTTTTGGAGCAGGCGATGTTCAAAAGGCGGTTGACCTGACATCTCCTGAAATCGGAGAAAAACTCTCCATCTCCGGTACGCCCGAAGAGTGCGTAGCTAAGCTGAAGAGGGATATCCTACCCACCGGCATAAACCACGTTGTTGCCGCCATCACCGACCCATTCCTGGTCAAGGCTTTCACCGGAAGAGACATCCCTAACTGCCCCGACGTAATCGGCCAGATGAAATTGATCCACGACAAGGTAATGCCTGCCCTGAAATAA
- the pyrF gene encoding orotidine-5'-phosphate decarboxylase translates to MVKPNLRPEERIILALDFPKFKEAKSWVERLKQKIKAFKVGPILFLNSGPEGIREFINIGVDIFLDLKFHDIPSTVEKASRQVVQHGIKMFTIHALGGLEMMKATVETVRDESQKLSKPRPLVLAVTVLTSQAEENLREIGINYGSQEEVIRLAALADKAGVDGLVASGKEVEILRKEFGDRFILVVPGVRLGLGIHDQKRVVTPSEAVSLGADYLVIGRAITEAKEPEAVVDEIILSVS, encoded by the coding sequence ATGGTTAAACCTAATCTCAGACCCGAAGAGCGAATTATCTTGGCCCTGGATTTTCCCAAGTTTAAAGAAGCTAAAAGCTGGGTGGAAAGACTCAAACAAAAAATTAAAGCATTCAAGGTCGGGCCAATCCTTTTTTTAAACTCAGGACCAGAAGGTATAAGAGAATTTATCAATATCGGCGTGGATATTTTTCTTGATCTCAAGTTCCACGATATTCCCTCGACAGTAGAAAAGGCATCTCGTCAGGTAGTCCAACATGGTATTAAGATGTTTACCATTCACGCTCTCGGTGGATTAGAAATGATGAAAGCAACGGTAGAAACAGTTCGAGATGAGTCTCAGAAACTGTCAAAACCCAGGCCGCTTGTCCTGGCGGTAACCGTGCTAACCAGTCAGGCCGAAGAAAATTTAAGGGAGATTGGTATTAACTATGGTTCTCAAGAAGAAGTGATTAGACTTGCCGCACTTGCCGATAAAGCCGGGGTGGACGGGCTGGTTGCCTCCGGAAAAGAGGTTGAGATTTTGAGGAAAGAATTTGGAGATAGATTTATACTGGTTGTGCCTGGTGTTCGCTTGGGTCTAGGTATCCATGATCAAAAGAGGGTTGTAACCCCCTCCGAAGCCGTTTCTCTCGGAGCAGATTACTTGGTGATAGGAAGAGCTATAACCGAGGCAAAAGAGCCTGAGGCAGTGGTCGACGAGATTATTTTGTCTGTTTCTTAA
- a CDS encoding DUF411 domain-containing protein: MNRIWKNIALATAVLLIGIGAFSAYPESQSNTTTVTVYKDASCGCCTKWVDHLKENGFQVTAHDTTDLMKVKTEHGIPGKLSSCHTALVDRYVVEGHVPADVVKRLLSEKPDVVGIAVPGMPMGSPGMEGNYTEPYNVLTFDREGNTKVYTSH; this comes from the coding sequence ATGAATAGGATTTGGAAAAATATTGCTTTAGCCACGGCAGTACTGTTAATCGGTATAGGAGCTTTCTCAGCGTATCCAGAGTCCCAATCCAACACGACCACAGTTACGGTCTATAAGGACGCCTCTTGCGGCTGTTGTACCAAGTGGGTTGACCACCTCAAAGAAAATGGCTTCCAGGTAACCGCACATGACACTACCGATTTGATGAAGGTCAAGACTGAACATGGGATTCCGGGCAAACTTTCTTCTTGTCATACCGCGCTCGTGGACCGTTATGTAGTAGAAGGGCACGTACCCGCAGATGTGGTAAAGCGCTTACTATCGGAAAAACCTGACGTGGTTGGAATCGCTGTGCCCGGAATGCCCATGGGGTCGCCGGGCATGGAGGGTAACTACACCGAGCCCTACAACGTTCTTACTTTCGATCGCGAAGGGAATACGAAGGTTTATACTAGCCATTGA
- a CDS encoding molybdenum cofactor guanylyltransferase, protein MIKVKKHPTAMLKDDTERNTSENISALILAGGKSRRLGKDKRLLIYKKDPLILRALRSAKSITQEVYVLISTKEDEEVLSRILGDVPFILDSSPGSGPLGALAGALSLMSTDSDYVLLLSADYPLLTGGFLLRMKVFLEEEITKPDVLVPLFEDVPQVTCAFYRRSIAEGMQRAFEQGERSLRRWVESHEKGVKYIKEETWTEWESHSVFFNLNTPQDYERFMNME, encoded by the coding sequence GTGATTAAGGTGAAAAAGCATCCCACAGCAATGCTAAAAGATGACACGGAGAGAAATACTTCTGAAAACATATCGGCCCTGATTCTTGCGGGTGGGAAATCCCGCCGTCTGGGGAAAGACAAGCGATTACTAATCTACAAGAAAGACCCCCTTATACTAAGAGCCCTTCGGTCTGCCAAAAGCATTACCCAGGAAGTGTATGTGCTGATTTCTACTAAGGAGGATGAAGAGGTTCTTTCCCGAATACTCGGGGACGTCCCTTTTATCTTAGATTCATCTCCTGGTTCGGGACCTCTCGGTGCTCTGGCCGGGGCACTATCTTTAATGTCTACTGATAGCGATTATGTCCTTCTTTTGTCCGCGGACTATCCTCTCCTTACTGGAGGATTTCTGCTAAGGATGAAAGTATTTTTAGAGGAAGAAATAACAAAACCCGATGTTTTGGTTCCGCTCTTTGAGGATGTGCCACAAGTTACATGCGCCTTCTACAGGCGTTCGATTGCGGAGGGCATGCAAAGGGCCTTTGAACAGGGAGAGCGATCCCTCAGGCGATGGGTTGAGAGTCATGAGAAAGGAGTAAAATACATTAAAGAAGAAACGTGGACCGAGTGGGAAAGCCATTCGGTTTTTTTTAATTTGAATACTCCTCAAGATTATGAACGCTTTATGAATATGGAGTAG